The Salvelinus namaycush isolate Seneca chromosome 37, SaNama_1.0, whole genome shotgun sequence sequence ACACTGTCAGTTAATAAGCACCAAGTAACTATCCATTAAGTGGCATCTGTTTAGTCATCTTGTGGTGGGCCTATGACGCAATCATCAGGAGAGGAAGTATTGGTCAACAGGAGTCATATAGCCCACTGATTATGGCAGGATGACACCTCAAAATACTACATTTACTCAAACCGATTGCCCCAAGGTGACCAGTGACCACATGGTTTAGCCTTTAAGTACCATTCTGTTTGTAGGGATTCCATTGACCTGGTGTGGTGGGTCACTCTGGGTTTAGAGAAAGCAGTCATCTCCACGATCTGTTTACATCTGAATGAAGTGGAGTAAAGATGACCGTGGCCTAATTCATAGATAGCACAGAGTGAAATCTTATTGGCCCCTACTCAACATGACTTGTCTCGACCTTATGTTCTATGTTGTTTAGTCGTACCTTTCCCAGACTTTTCTGTGCACATGCACTGTAGCCTATTGTTAGGCCTACATATGAGAGAGAatgtgtaggcctacatttgtaaGAATACAACAACAATTGGTATGTTACAATGATAGTGGATACTTACTGCTCCCCTGTACTCACTTACACTAACTACTTCCCTCGTGGGTTGTTTTGTCCTGGACAAGGGAAATAAAGTGCACGGGGTCCTTTGTTCAAATGTAGAACCCCAAACAAACATGTTGTCAAACTGGAAAGACCTGCATGAatcaagtgagtgtgtgtgtgtgtgtgtgtgtttgtctgtgtctgtccctATACAGAAGGCCTCTGACCATAGTGAAGATAGATTAGATTACACAGCTAGAATGCACTGCCCCATAGAGCCTAAAGTGAGGACTGTCAGTAGGTCACATAACCAGTAGGTTCCTCCCCCTCCAGTTTCCTGCTTTTAATTGCTTTCTTTACTGCACCCTCAGTGTTTAGGCATGAGTCAGTCAGGTGAGTGGTTGAATCACTGCTCCCGACTAGGAGCTTGTAAGTGTTGCACAGCAAGTTGACCAGCTTTCTTGTTTAAAGGACTCCTACTGAGTGCTCTCTTTACAAATAACATATGCTCTCTTGTTGATTCGACTTCCAGATAAGATAGGCCTACTTAAAATAACTTCCTTATACTGTATTGGGAAATAGAATTTGGATTTTTAAGGAAGCTAGACTACACTGTTTAGGCCTATGCTATGTAGTGATGGCGTCCAAGAATAGAACAATGATTGTAGAATGGTTGTATCTTTAGAACTCTGGAATGCAGCCTACACAATACCGTAGCCTAAATTGGTGATATTATGTTTCTGGTGACAAGTACACTGAAAGTTGCATAATGCTGCTGTTAGTTCCTCTGCCACCGTATTATCACTGTTACCAGATAGCGTGACCTGAAGATAGGCTAGTCTAATGGAATTGTAGTTCAGAGTCCTTCTTGAAAATGACAAGGATGTTCTTGGAACTACTTAGTAACATGAGAACTGGGACTAACTGATGTGAAGAGGTGCCAATGGATTTCCTGTGCAACAAGTTTACTTTTGTTAGGTTCTCCTAGCTTGAGTCAGTCAGCACAATCGTCAATTGGTAGGCACGTTTCTAACTGTCTTTTGCTCCACTGTAGCATTTTCATGTGATGAGGTTCCATGCTTAGCTTGTATGATTGACATAGCCTACATTCTGTGGGAGTAGGACATTTGTCAATAAGGCCTCATCAACACACAATCAGTTCCTATTTCCTAATAACAGGGTGGTGAGTTTATGAGTTAGGATTTTCCTCCTGACTCACCTGGATTTCAGTCATTGTAAAATCCTCTTTCCCAACACCCCGCCTTGTGTTTGGAAATGAATGGGTGTCAACGGGAACAGGTGCCAAATGTTTAATTGGCCCATAAGGGCATGGTTCAGTGGTGGTGCTGCTAAGTGAATAGGCTGAACTACACAAGGCATCATCTTCTTGGTCAATTAAATCAAACTTCGGTCATTCATGACAATACTTAGCCTAGGCGCTACCTCACAAAGGTCGAAACTTCACGTCATGGGGCTTAGTGTATAGTAAAAACACATATTGTTTATTGAACTACAGTCAAGTATAGTCAGGCCCTCTCAGTAGACCATGAATCACTAACAGAACAGCAGACACATGGTGCGACCCAATCAGGAGCTGTCATATCTTCTACCACAATTTTTTTTGTCAGACATGTTTTATCCCTACTGAGTGTTCCTGTTCCTACATCGTAGAAAATAAGTTGTTTGTCGACCCCTGTACAGTGGGTAGCGTAATGTATTGTTATTCTGGTGGTGTCTGTCTGACTCATGCCCTCGATCCTCTCTGCGTGCTTCAGTGGTGCTGATTGGGGACTCTGGAGTGGGGAAGAGTAACCTGCTGTCTCGCTTCACCCGCAACGAGTTCAACCTGGAGAGCAAGAGCACCATTGGGGTGGAGTTTGCCACGCGCAGCATCCATGTGGAGGGCAAGACTGTCAAGGCCCAGATCTGGGACACTGCAGGACAGGAGCGCTACAGAGCCATCACCTCAGCGTGAGTATTAACACTGCTCACACACATAGAGATTTGTTTGTTTTTCATCTGTCTGCCAGGCAGGCACCTTTTGACATATTTGCAGTGTTTAGACAGACAGCCCAATTCGggtctttatttaactaattggTCATTTGACCAATCCCGTCAGATCCTTTTCACAAATGAGCTCTGAAAGATCTGATGTGTAAAGAGCTGATGGGATTGGTCAAATGACAATCAATGGAAAAAAATATCAGACTTGGGCTTCCTGTGTAAACCCAGCCATTGAGGATATTTGTGCGTACTGCACATTCCAGCCTACTTCTGCTAATTTTCAAATGTTCTCATCTTGTTGACAACTTTGAGTCCTTTGCTTATGATGTATGCAATAGCATTTCATGTAGGGAATGACAAACTATATCTACTACTCCATTGACTCAGCCAATGCTCAGCTAATGCTCAGCTGTTCTGTCCACCACTGCTCCCAGTAAAACTTAtttccctcctgtcctctgtgTAGGTACTACCGTGGGGCAGTGGGGGCTCTGCTGGTGTACGACATCGCCAAGCACCTGACGTATGAAAACGCTGAACGCTGGCTGAAGGAGCTGCAGGACCACGCTGACAGCAACATTGTCATCATGCTGGTGGGAAACAAGAGTGACCTGCGCCACCTCAGGGCCGTGCCCACGGATGAGGCCAAGGCCTTGGCAGGTATCCTCACATCAACTAGTTTTTTATAGCCATCTTGTTAATCTGTTTGTGCTGATTCTTCCACAGCATTACAAGCCAAGGGGACAGTACAGGAGAGTTGTTTCTCCCTCAATCATTTTAGCTTTTTTATTCACAATAGCAGTAGACATAGAGATACGGCAATCTGAACAACACAATACCAATATTTTGGTAAATATGTCCATAATCTCGCTTTCAAAATTGGAATAAGGGCATTTTAAACACATTCCAAAAATAATCTGGGGAAAGTGATGCACTTGAGCCTCGCAGTGGACAAGGGAATGCCTTCCACTGTCTACTTTCCCCTTAGGGGCTACTCTTTGATGTGGAGACGAGTGCCCATCAGGCTGCCTCTGTCAGTGGTTAACAGCCTATGGTTCTGAATTCACATACCCAGCAATAGAAAAAAAGCCAGTCAAGTTGACTCCATTGTGATTTTAGCTTCTCTCCACACTCCAATGTGACATTTCCAGCTTATCACACTTCTTCTTTGTAGCTCTGCATAATGTTTCAAGTGTTTACTTATGACCTTGAGTCTTATTTCATGCATGGAATACACTTTGACTTGTAAATTGCTCTTGATAAGAGTGtctgataaatatatatataattgaatGGAATTGTTCTAGAAGACGTCATTGTGTAGAGTAAACAAGCATGCCATGTGAAACCACAGGCTCTCGTTCAATTTCTGCTATTGATTTGTCACTGGCGTTGGCTCATGCAGCACTACTACAAAGGGTCACCGACATCATGCCATTTTTATTTGCTCTATCAGTTAGCTTACACTGTGGTGGCTGTtgcaaattatttatttatttatttttctccattTTCACAGAGAAGCATGGACTGTCTTTCCTGGAGACCTCGGCGTTAGACTCCTCTAATGTGGAGCTGGCTTTCCAGACTATTCTCACAGGTTAGtgtacattataaactgggtggttcagtCCCTGAATGcggattggctgacagccgtggtatatcagaccgtataccatgggtatgacaacatgtaatttttactgctctaattacattagtaaccagtttataatagcaataaggcacctcagggggttGTGGTATCTGGccagtataccacggctaagggctgtgtccaggcactctgcattgtgtcgtgcttaagaacagcccttagccgtgatatattggccagATACCACACCcgctcgggccttattgcttaaatataccatgcAACACTGCCTACCATATACACTGGGACTGTTTGTGGTTTTTAACAAAGTGTAATTCTGTAACGATGGAATTGCCCCGACTCCAATTTTTACTTTTAAATGTATGctaaacaaaaaacattgattttaaaagattaacaaaccatacaattcTATGCACAGTAACTACATTTAACAAtttatacagtaaattataaaataacatttattggaagCTGCAGAATTACAGTAAAATCTCAGTTTTTATTATTACCAAACTT is a genomic window containing:
- the LOC120030893 gene encoding ras-related protein Rab-11A-like, which gives rise to MTNREDEYDYLFKVVLIGDSGVGKSNLLSRFTRNEFNLESKSTIGVEFATRSIHVEGKTVKAQIWDTAGQERYRAITSAYYRGAVGALLVYDIAKHLTYENAERWLKELQDHADSNIVIMLVGNKSDLRHLRAVPTDEAKALAEKHGLSFLETSALDSSNVELAFQTILTAIYNIVSQRQMTGRSDADFSPNSNVVPITVQPTQNAAKSSACCQNN